A genomic segment from Alteribacillus bidgolensis encodes:
- a CDS encoding DEAD/DEAH box helicase yields MRYLTKPKIRALAGSTIYSRGLSYWEQNRVEDLSHNTAGSFTKIKATVSGSLPYNVHLLFHEDGELQEYSCTCPAHTGGMEICKHITAVLISLSPALDTPQKNKKRERRVQKRFHKSQETETEKTASLRKLFVDYFAGRMQTVESVGEALQAEYMLTFHTDYYQPQEQFFSIELKIGTDKLYVVKDIEALLSAMRQRSLLPFTKKFTFDPTYHYFEEADLNALRQLEEVIRNQKWTGRQTSFFYPEKKSQSEITIPPVAAEQMIQALTDCVNVYINPAVGSPVPLVIKQHWPGTFELNREGNNFFLSYSSFEYPPKKVSLTPYYIWNDRLYETSDEKDHSTKLLFHMLMDTPKGRLPLEKTELEQVYSNVVSSLKEQGRLNMGTDVEQHVEEHSLQKKIYLDKKDNALLAEPLFSYGPHSLHAVTEERNIAEDNALIVRETKKEEELLQLIESAGFHWNGEALSLTDEDSIFYFLTSILPELKEIADVFMSRDVEKLLVPASSFSIDSSLDESLGWLDISFQTDDLNEEDLYKLMTSLKEKKRYHKTGDGRFVSLDNEILNGIKEMLNDTGAAPEDLENNTLRLPAYKAFQVDKYLNTGRQWHKDESVQKLLNDIRSPEKFEASIPEEIQGTLRDYQEKGFHWFKALTAYGFGGILADDMGLGKTLQTLTYILSERKQRSDAPPFLVVAPSSLVYNWEKEAKTFAPTLKVQIIYGSKAERKQQIEKTENTDVFITSYPLVRRDVELYEGIAFHGIILDEAQALKNYTSKTFRAVRKLQTEKAFALSGTPIENKIDELWSLFVILMPGLFPDVQSFKTLPADSVRHRVSPFILRRTKKEVLTELPDKIETTIHCDLTKKQRETYVAYLNRIKEETAVQLKTGTFQQNRMNILSNLTRLRQLCCHPGMFLEEYGGGSGKLEELMNFMKDARENGQRVLVFSQFTSMLSFICEAFKKEGLSYFYLDGKTPSQERVQMSDKFNEGEKEAFLISLKAGGTGLNLTGADTVVLFDLWWNPAVENQAADRAHRIGQKRAVQVVKMISQGTIEEKIQALQDKKKALFDQVIQSGETSLSSLSEEDIKEILEL; encoded by the coding sequence TTGCGCTATTTAACAAAACCAAAGATTCGCGCTCTAGCTGGCAGTACTATCTACTCAAGAGGCTTATCCTACTGGGAACAAAACAGGGTAGAGGATTTGTCTCACAATACGGCAGGATCTTTCACAAAAATAAAGGCCACTGTATCAGGCTCCCTTCCATACAATGTCCATCTGCTGTTTCATGAAGATGGAGAATTACAGGAATATTCATGTACCTGTCCTGCCCATACAGGCGGCATGGAAATATGTAAACATATTACGGCTGTACTCATTTCACTATCTCCTGCTCTTGATACTCCTCAAAAGAATAAAAAGAGAGAACGGAGAGTGCAGAAGAGATTTCATAAATCACAGGAAACGGAAACAGAGAAAACAGCCTCATTAAGAAAGCTGTTTGTTGATTATTTTGCCGGCCGCATGCAGACTGTAGAATCCGTTGGAGAAGCGTTACAAGCAGAATATATGCTTACTTTTCATACGGATTATTACCAGCCGCAAGAACAATTTTTTTCTATTGAACTAAAAATAGGAACGGATAAATTATACGTCGTCAAAGATATCGAAGCTTTATTATCAGCGATGAGGCAGCGATCATTGCTCCCTTTCACAAAAAAATTTACGTTTGACCCTACGTATCACTATTTCGAAGAAGCAGATCTTAATGCCTTAAGACAGCTTGAAGAAGTCATTCGAAATCAAAAATGGACCGGCCGGCAAACTAGCTTTTTTTATCCGGAAAAAAAATCTCAGTCAGAAATAACGATTCCTCCTGTTGCTGCAGAACAAATGATTCAAGCGTTAACAGACTGCGTGAATGTTTATATAAATCCTGCAGTAGGCAGCCCCGTTCCATTAGTCATTAAACAGCATTGGCCGGGGACATTTGAATTGAACAGGGAAGGAAATAATTTTTTCTTATCATATTCGTCTTTTGAATACCCGCCGAAAAAAGTCAGTCTTACACCATACTACATTTGGAATGACCGGCTTTATGAAACATCTGATGAAAAAGACCACTCTACAAAGCTTTTATTCCACATGCTGATGGACACACCTAAAGGCCGGCTTCCTTTAGAAAAGACGGAGTTAGAGCAAGTGTACTCTAATGTGGTGAGTTCTTTAAAAGAACAAGGAAGACTGAACATGGGAACAGATGTAGAACAACATGTAGAAGAGCATTCTTTGCAAAAGAAAATTTATTTAGACAAAAAAGATAACGCATTATTAGCAGAACCTTTGTTTTCTTATGGACCCCACTCTCTTCATGCTGTTACAGAAGAAAGAAACATCGCTGAAGATAATGCTTTAATTGTTCGCGAAACGAAAAAAGAAGAGGAATTGCTTCAGTTAATTGAATCAGCTGGATTTCATTGGAATGGTGAAGCATTGTCATTAACAGATGAAGACTCTATTTTTTACTTTCTCACCAGCATTTTGCCGGAACTTAAAGAAATTGCCGATGTGTTTATGAGCAGAGACGTAGAAAAATTGCTCGTTCCTGCGTCTTCTTTTTCCATCGATTCTTCATTAGACGAGTCTTTAGGCTGGCTTGATATTTCCTTTCAAACCGATGATTTAAATGAAGAGGATTTATATAAACTGATGACTTCATTAAAAGAAAAGAAACGGTATCACAAAACAGGTGATGGACGTTTTGTTTCCTTAGACAACGAGATACTAAATGGCATTAAGGAAATGCTGAATGATACAGGTGCGGCTCCAGAAGATTTGGAAAATAATACACTTCGGCTTCCTGCGTATAAGGCGTTTCAAGTAGATAAATATTTAAACACGGGTAGACAATGGCATAAAGATGAAAGTGTCCAAAAGTTATTAAATGATATACGCTCTCCTGAGAAATTTGAAGCATCTATTCCTGAAGAAATTCAGGGTACCCTTCGAGATTATCAGGAAAAAGGCTTCCATTGGTTTAAAGCTCTAACTGCTTATGGATTCGGTGGTATTTTGGCAGATGACATGGGACTTGGTAAAACGTTACAGACTTTAACCTATATATTGTCTGAAAGAAAACAACGTTCTGACGCCCCGCCATTTTTAGTAGTAGCCCCGTCTTCATTGGTTTACAATTGGGAGAAAGAAGCGAAAACTTTCGCTCCAACGCTTAAGGTTCAAATCATCTATGGGTCTAAAGCAGAACGAAAACAACAAATTGAAAAAACGGAAAACACGGATGTATTTATTACTTCATATCCTTTGGTTCGAAGAGATGTCGAACTTTATGAAGGTATTGCTTTTCACGGGATAATCTTAGATGAGGCTCAAGCCTTAAAGAACTATACTTCTAAAACGTTTCGAGCAGTAAGAAAACTTCAAACCGAAAAAGCTTTTGCGTTAAGTGGAACACCTATTGAAAATAAAATTGACGAATTATGGTCCTTGTTTGTAATTTTGATGCCAGGTTTATTCCCAGATGTACAGTCTTTCAAAACATTACCAGCAGACAGTGTTAGACACCGCGTTTCTCCTTTTATTTTACGTCGTACTAAAAAAGAAGTTCTAACCGAGCTTCCAGATAAAATTGAAACAACCATCCATTGTGATCTAACTAAAAAGCAGCGAGAAACATATGTTGCTTACTTAAACCGTATTAAAGAGGAAACTGCAGTGCAGCTGAAAACCGGAACGTTCCAGCAAAATCGCATGAACATCCTTTCTAACTTAACCAGACTTCGTCAATTGTGCTGTCACCCCGGTATGTTCTTAGAAGAATATGGAGGCGGCTCTGGAAAACTCGAAGAATTAATGAACTTTATGAAAGACGCCCGTGAAAACGGACAGCGGGTACTTGTGTTCTCACAATTTACGAGCATGCTCTCGTTTATTTGTGAAGCCTTCAAAAAAGAAGGATTGTCTTATTTTTATCTGGACGGAAAAACACCAAGTCAAGAAAGAGTACAGATGTCGGATAAGTTTAATGAAGGCGAAAAAGAAGCTTTCCTTATTTCATTAAAAGCTGGCGGCACAGGACTTAATTTAACAGGGGCAGACACCGTCGTTCTCTTTGACTTATGGTGGAACCCTGCCGTTGAAAACCAAGCTGCAGACCGTGCTCACCGTATCGGGCAAAAACGTGCAGTTCAAGTTGTTAAAATGATTTCTCAAGGTACTATCGAAGAAAAAATTCAAGCTTTGCAAGACAAGAAAAAAGCTTTGTTCGACCAAGTTATTCAATCTGGAGAAACAAGTTTGTCTTCTCTTTCTGAAGAAGATATCAAAGAAATTTTGGAGCTGTAA
- a CDS encoding HD domain-containing protein, which translates to MTEKQDIIEKAKQKAWEFFKGTDPAHDYWHTHRVAVWAVELAEEEGADVYICELTAWLHDLADKKLNHSEAEAINHVKDWLQTYLEDDKEIEQIIDIIKTMSYGNGDNSSMSTLEGKIVQDADRLDAIGAIGIARAFAYAGAIGEQLHIPASPDQEKRHTAIEHFYDKLLRLKSLMNTNTAIDIANKRQRYMVSYLEQFYSEWEGKL; encoded by the coding sequence ATGACTGAAAAACAGGACATCATCGAAAAAGCGAAGCAAAAAGCATGGGAATTTTTTAAAGGTACAGACCCAGCCCATGATTACTGGCACACTCACCGAGTAGCGGTCTGGGCGGTAGAACTGGCAGAAGAAGAGGGAGCGGATGTATACATTTGTGAACTCACGGCATGGCTTCATGATCTCGCAGATAAAAAGTTAAATCACTCCGAAGCAGAAGCGATTAATCATGTGAAGGATTGGCTGCAAACATATCTTGAAGATGATAAAGAAATTGAACAAATTATAGATATTATCAAAACAATGTCTTATGGAAATGGAGACAATTCTTCTATGAGCACTCTTGAAGGAAAAATTGTCCAAGATGCGGATAGGCTTGATGCAATAGGTGCTATAGGTATTGCACGAGCATTTGCTTATGCAGGTGCAATAGGTGAACAATTACATATACCAGCCTCTCCTGATCAAGAAAAACGCCATACAGCGATTGAACATTTTTATGATAAACTGCTTCGATTAAAATCTTTAATGAATACAAACACAGCCATTGATATTGCTAACAAAAGACAACGTTATATGGTGAGCTATCTCGAACAATTTTACAGTGAGTGGGAAGGCAAACTTTAA
- a CDS encoding HAD family hydrolase, giving the protein MYQSFIFDVDGTLIDTEEAILKSLKSALKNGVGDDYSIEELKPVLGIPGDDALEVLGVNEKQRKVREEWLHYMESNRKLVRVFPGIYDTLEKLKNEKYCIGIVTSKTKKEFKEEVERFDLHPYADTIICADDTDKHKPEPDPLMAYLNKSGETAEKAVYIGDTLHDEKCAHSAGIAFALACWGAVQPEKSNPDHMLHTPKEILQLTK; this is encoded by the coding sequence ATGTACCAATCTTTCATTTTTGATGTAGATGGAACACTTATAGATACAGAAGAGGCAATACTAAAATCTCTGAAAAGTGCCCTTAAAAATGGGGTTGGAGATGACTATTCGATAGAAGAGTTAAAGCCAGTATTGGGTATTCCTGGAGATGATGCATTAGAAGTGCTTGGAGTAAATGAAAAACAACGAAAAGTTCGGGAAGAATGGCTTCATTATATGGAATCTAACCGTAAGCTTGTAAGAGTCTTTCCAGGCATTTATGATACATTAGAGAAGCTGAAAAATGAAAAGTACTGTATCGGGATTGTCACCTCCAAAACAAAAAAGGAATTCAAGGAGGAAGTAGAACGATTTGACCTTCATCCTTACGCTGATACCATTATTTGCGCCGATGATACCGATAAACATAAACCAGAGCCTGATCCGTTAATGGCTTATTTAAACAAAAGCGGAGAAACAGCAGAAAAAGCAGTATATATAGGGGATACACTGCACGACGAAAAATGCGCTCATTCTGCTGGTATCGCCTTCGCTTTAGCTTGCTGGGGAGCTGTTCAGCCTGAAAAATCAAACCCCGATCACATGCTGCACACCCCAAAGGAAATTCTACAATTAACAAAATAA
- a CDS encoding SulP family inorganic anion transporter, producing the protein MNTAKLKNEWFGNIRGDVLAGMVVALALIPEAIAFSIIAGLDPMVGLYASFCIAVVIAFVGGRPGMISAATGAMALLMVTLVANHGLEYLLAATILTGIIQIVFGFSKLSRLMKFIPRSVMVGFVNALAILIFMSQMEHFEGEGWMMYSLVALTLFIIYLLPKLTKAVPSTLVAIIIVSALAIFIGADVRTVGDMGALPDTLPVFLLPEIPLTFETLMIVFPYALALSVVGLLESLLTSSIVDDMTDTESNKDKECRGQGYANVVTGFFGGMAGCAMIGQSVINVKSGGKGRLSSLVAGVFLMFLILVLGNLVVQIPMAALAGVMIMVSISTFDWNSIKMLTKVPKSDSTVMVVTVATVVITHDLSKGVLAGVILSAIFFAAKISKVKVSEAAGKSAGQKIYQVDGQLFFASVTDFVKSFQYNDEGVKKVEIDLSNAHIWDDSAVEAIEKVKDKFEQKDVEVTLSGLNKESSKLMNKLEGLSSGH; encoded by the coding sequence GTGAATACCGCAAAATTAAAAAATGAATGGTTTGGAAATATCCGTGGTGATGTACTCGCGGGTATGGTTGTTGCCTTGGCATTGATTCCTGAAGCAATCGCTTTTTCCATTATTGCAGGATTAGATCCTATGGTTGGATTGTATGCATCGTTTTGTATCGCTGTGGTGATTGCGTTTGTAGGCGGCCGTCCTGGTATGATTTCTGCAGCAACAGGAGCAATGGCGTTATTGATGGTTACCCTCGTTGCAAATCATGGACTGGAATACTTGTTAGCCGCAACTATATTAACTGGTATTATTCAAATCGTTTTTGGATTTAGTAAATTATCGCGGCTGATGAAATTTATTCCAAGGTCAGTAATGGTGGGATTTGTAAATGCCCTTGCGATTCTTATTTTCATGTCGCAAATGGAGCACTTTGAGGGCGAAGGCTGGATGATGTATAGTTTAGTCGCTTTAACCCTGTTTATTATTTACTTGCTGCCAAAACTTACGAAGGCTGTCCCTTCTACGTTGGTTGCTATTATTATCGTAAGTGCGCTTGCTATTTTCATTGGTGCAGATGTACGTACGGTAGGTGATATGGGGGCGCTTCCTGATACATTGCCTGTTTTTCTTTTGCCGGAAATTCCGCTAACATTCGAAACATTGATGATTGTGTTTCCTTATGCGCTGGCTTTATCGGTTGTTGGTTTACTTGAATCTTTATTAACTTCGTCTATTGTGGATGACATGACTGATACTGAAAGTAATAAGGATAAAGAATGCCGAGGCCAAGGATACGCCAATGTTGTTACTGGATTCTTTGGCGGTATGGCCGGGTGCGCGATGATTGGACAATCAGTTATTAATGTCAAATCAGGTGGTAAGGGCCGGTTATCATCATTGGTGGCTGGAGTATTTTTAATGTTTCTAATTCTTGTTTTAGGTAATTTAGTGGTACAGATACCAATGGCAGCTCTTGCCGGCGTTATGATTATGGTATCTATTAGTACCTTTGATTGGAACTCTATAAAAATGTTAACAAAAGTGCCAAAAAGTGATTCTACCGTTATGGTCGTGACGGTTGCTACCGTAGTTATTACCCATGATTTATCAAAAGGTGTGCTGGCTGGAGTTATTTTAAGTGCTATCTTCTTTGCAGCGAAAATTTCTAAAGTGAAAGTATCCGAAGCTGCTGGTAAATCAGCTGGACAAAAAATCTATCAAGTGGATGGGCAATTGTTTTTTGCTTCGGTAACCGATTTTGTTAAAAGCTTTCAATACAACGATGAAGGTGTGAAAAAGGTAGAGATTGATCTTTCAAACGCTCACATTTGGGATGATTCAGCTGTAGAAGCAATAGAGAAAGTAAAAGACAAGTTTGAACAGAAAGATGTTGAAGTAACTTTGAGCGGATTAAACAAAGAAAGTTCTAAGCTCATGAATAAATTAGAAGGCTTGTCCTCAGGTCATTAA
- a CDS encoding universal stress protein: MYQKVLLAADGSEHSRRSADHAIALVKGEEKAHIDIVYVVDGDKSKADVLHYGNTELIQSKRKEKLEPIEKKLKENNVPYDIHLKHGEPGPAIVKFANDGDYDCVVLGSRGLNQLQTMVLGSVSHKVAKRVHCPVMIIK; encoded by the coding sequence ATGTATCAAAAAGTATTGCTAGCCGCAGACGGATCAGAACATTCCCGTCGTTCAGCCGATCATGCTATTGCATTAGTAAAAGGAGAAGAAAAAGCTCATATCGATATTGTCTATGTTGTTGACGGAGATAAATCAAAAGCAGATGTTTTGCACTATGGAAACACGGAGCTTATTCAATCAAAACGAAAAGAAAAATTGGAACCGATTGAAAAAAAGCTTAAAGAAAACAACGTTCCATATGATATTCATTTAAAGCACGGTGAACCAGGTCCGGCGATTGTTAAATTTGCCAATGACGGAGACTATGACTGTGTTGTGTTAGGAAGCCGCGGTTTGAATCAATTGCAGACGATGGTACTTGGAAGTGTAAGTCATAAAGTAGCTAAACGAGTACATTGTCCAGTTATGATTATTAAATAA